The following nucleotide sequence is from Anopheles stephensi strain Indian chromosome 3, UCI_ANSTEP_V1.0, whole genome shotgun sequence.
GGAATTGTGCTTCAGTTTCAGCTGCAGTGCGGACGATCCATGCAGCTTGGAGAGATTTCCGCTCGATCCTCCGTAGCCGCTGCTATTGTTAGCCTGTGCAAACGTGAGACTATGGTACGATTTGGACTTGGTGCCCATCGGCGACTTGAGCGCTGGTGCACCGGCGCCAGACGGATGATGCGCCGACACAtttgcctgctgctgttgctgcagctgcAGTTGCTTGCTTGCCAGCCCAAACTGGGAGTATCGGCCGGCGCCCAGCAAtccaccactgccaccaccCAGCTTGGATGTGGTCGCTAGTCGCGATGCAGGCTGTTGGAGGGATTTGTCCAGCGGTTGCTTTTGCTGCAACTGCTGAAGGTACTGCTGGTCCTGTTCCCGCTGCTCCAAGCAATCGGTCGAGCTGGACTTGCTGCCGAGCGGAAGCGTAAGGTCCTTGCGCTGGATTCCGCCCGGCACGGCACCGTAATAGCGCGGCTTGGAGAGAGTACTGCGCAACCGGCTTTCGCCGGTAGAAGGATGAGCCAGCCCCGACGgtcgttgctgttgctgctgggtggtggtgtggaTTGCTTGCGGTTTCTTGAATACACTCTCATCGTCCTCCGCCGAGGGATCAGTCTTCATCGAGGGCAGATTGTTGCTACCTGGGATCAGTCTGCCACCGTTCGTCAGTGTGTTATGGTCTACCCTGCTAAAGGCACTACTGCTAATACCGCTGTCCTCCTCCGAACCGTTCAACATTGGCTGACCAACAATGCCCAGCTCCTGGTCCACATCGGGCAGCACGGCACCGAGCGAATCGTCACGCTTCCTTCCCAGCCGTATCGTTTTGAAGCGATCCCTGTTTTTACGATCGTACGTTTCTACCTCGCTACCGGTAGCAACGAGATCGTTCGATTCGGTGTGCGCTTCCACTGTTGCCCCGCTCGACAGTACTACCGTCGTGTTGGGCGAGGGCgacggttgttgctgctgtggtgaTAAGGTTAGGTGCACGTCCTCGTTGTATCTACTTCTACGGTTTAACAGTCTTTCGCTTCCACTCGACGAGCACATGCTACCGCTCTTGGACAGCATCGAGTCCGCCAGCTTATTGTCGCAGTGTTGTGCTTCCGCCAGCGTcgccgtcgccgtcgtcgtcgctggctgctgctgatgtaaCTTTCGCTTCATctcatcctgctgctgcttttcgaGATTGATGCGCGAATGGCGCTTCTTAATGTTGTCCAGCGATTGTCTTAGCTTATCGCTCGCTTCATCCGCCCGGCGCACATCCGCCGTGAGCGAGTTGAGCATCTCGTCGAAATCGATCCCGCTGTGTTCGCTTTCCAGTATCGATTTCTCAAACTCCTCGAAGTGTTGCAGCGAGATGCGCTTCTCCGCGTCGAGGAAATTCGATATGTCTGTTGGGCCGGCGTTTGCTGCCGtacccggtggtggtggtggtagccgTCGGATCTGTACGTCAAAGTCATCCGTTTCCAGGTCGATATCGGCCGCCAGTGCCGGTTCGTCGTATGCGGCATTGCGTAGGTCCTGCTCTAGATTGCGGCTGCGTCGTACCATGGTACGCCCGAACCCACTCGGTGGAGTCCTTTTGACGGTTTCGGGCCCGATCGGTGATAGCTCGTCGATTTCCGGCGCCGCTTTCACCCGCGCCGACGGGCCATGGAATGGCGTGGACTGTACCAGCATCGAGCCGGCCTTCTGCTGCTCACTACTGAACGTTCCGTttggtgtgtggtggtgttgcgGTTCCAGTTCCTCTTCTTGCCCATCTCCTCCCAGCACCGTTGGCCGGAGCGGACTGTCAAGCGGCAGGTGACGCATTGCGTCATCCTCACCGGTAAACGTTCCGTTACGCGGTCGGCGCTTGAAGGTGCGATCGAATGGAACGGCTgcgggtggtggtgttgtgatTGCAGCTGTCGGTTCCACTGTGTCGTGCGTGAAATTCAGCAATCGCACATCGTCGTTGGTGACGGTACGATTGTGCACGAACGTTCCATGCCCATTGCCAACGCCACCGAGCTGCTCTTCACCAACAATTCCAAACGTACTGTTCATGATCGCGTTCTTATCGCCTACCGCACTCGGTATCTGGCCGTCGAACGTTTGCTCACCGATCGACGGTGGTACGATAGTTAGGTCCCGGTCAGTTCCGCACGGCACCACATCATCATCCATATCAATCCGTGGCACACCTTCAAACGTTTGATTTAACGACGAGCGAGGCTTGCGGTACGTACTGAAGTTACGCGGCCGTCTCATATCGTACGTTCCGCCACCATTCATCAGCAGCTTACTGGCGAGTATCCTTTCCGCTTCCGTTTCCGACAGTTCCGTCGGTACCAGGAACGTATCGTTCGGTGCGATCGCGGTTGTGATCGTCGTATCAATCAGTCCGGTTCGCACCTCCACCAGCTCGGCTGTGTCCGCCGCCCCTTCCGCGATAGCCGACGAACTTTCATCCTCAAACGAAGACTTGCACGATGAACCCGCCGCCGTCGGAGGTGCCGTTCGGCCACCGCTTTCGTACGAGTTTTGCATCGTACTTACGCCCGACACACTTTCGATCGCGTTCAGATCCGTGCGGGAGATGTTGCAATCTTTCGTGAGCGTGCTTTCCTCATCCAGGCACAGATTCTCCAGCCGCTGTCGGTCCTCGATCACACTGTACAGATTGTACCCATTGTAGCTGGCATTTGCCACGCTCGGTACGCTCGTGCCCATCACCACAGTTTCATCGGTCGCATTGAGCAAACAGCCGACGCTGCTAAAGTCACCGCTCGTGATAAGGCTGTTGGCGATCCTGTCGTTGTTCGTCGAGTACTCCATCGAGTTCATGATCGAGCAGGGCGGAGACACATCGCTCAGCCAGCTGCGCTGCATCAGCAGCCGGTTACCGGTCGCGGATGTAGCCAGGGCGGACGTCGCCAAGGAGGAAGGCGTTACGGGGCCACCGATTTGTACGTTAAGCAGCGGTGATCCTCCACTGGCAGTCAGCTGGTAAAGAGTGATGTAGAAAATGGATTAGAAAAAAGATCcgtcaaaagaaaaacggaaaagggGCTTACCTCATTGTGGGAAGCGGCTGAAAGATTCTTTTCCCCGGAAAATGTGCTACTGTTCAGTGCGTTGTACTCCATTCGTTTCTTAGGTCTCGTGAACGTTCCCGTGTCGAcgaatttttgacctgtaaaGAGCACAGAACCCATCATTAATGCTATCGACCTTATATTAAAAGACACACACGAAAGTGTTAAGGGAATGATGAACACTATTTATCGATATCAAAATTGGTGACAGTTGTGATGATGGTTAACTAGTGGCACAGGATTAATGTGGATTTTCATTACAACTGtgagtttccttttttccaatcAGCGATGCGGCAGTTTAAAACGGGTGAGAAACATCACACAAACGCAACAGATACTTACTGCCGCTGTTTGCATTTAGCAGCCACTTCTCGCGTTCTACGCTGTCGATATCATCGAGCAACGGCTCTTTCTTGATAAATTCTGAAGCGCGTTCTAAAGTTGTCTGTGATTCTAGATGTTTGATAGTCAAAAAGTATTACAATTGGGTTGAATTAATAATATAATACACAGACCGTTATACAGCTCGAGTCCACCGATGAACATCGAGGCTACTAAGGGAACTCTCTTTGCCACTTCCGCAATATGCTATAAGCTAAGACATCAGCCAGTTACCACCTTGACCGTTCTCTGGACGGATATCGGTTCCTCGGGACAGCTTTGTCTCACCCATTCCAACGGCCAACCCTAGCCAGATGTTCCGTTGGCATTCAGTCAAACGGAAACAGCTGTCAGCATTGGCACAAGCCCTTATCGGTTCGCAGGACAAACTGGTGACAGTAGCGAAACCAACTTCCTCCCTGTCTGTATGGTAGCAATTCCTACCGAAAGCGCTACACCATCCATGCGGTGGCAAATACAGGCGGCGACGGATTAATTGCATCGGCCTGGCGTGGACGCGCGCGACAACTCCATCGGCGACTCTGGAACCGTTAAGCGGCCGTGTACCGGCGTGGGGGTTTCAGTTTCCATTTTCAACTCGTTTAAGGTCCAGGGACAAAGAATTAACCGAGCACCATAGGCGTAAAGCGACAACTGGTAATAAACCAACCCCTCGGTAGCTGGAGGTGGAGGAAGCGGCCTCACCATATACGGGTGCTCACCACCGGGGTCACTTGACGCGGGCGTTGCACGGGGAGGTTTCAATATCagctttttgtgttttgtttcattgattCTATCTCCTAACGCCTTCGCCCCGTCGTAGGAAAGTTTTATTAACTTGATTGATTTTCACGGCGCAATTTTATGAGCCTGAAAGTTGCTTCAAACAGACTATTTACAGCCTGCCTGGTCTGCAGTTGGATATGAAAAAGGAAAGCATAAAATATAGGCTCGCTG
It contains:
- the LOC118512814 gene encoding uncharacterized protein LOC118512814 isoform X1, giving the protein MDMSGNFSGDELVPESCLDSEWTDEDEVFAILKQWETRGGRGFGKGPTVATSGSGWCNPAGNSHGAGNNLLNQSFSNESSGNNGSSSTPGKLESQTTLERASEFIKKEPLLDDIDSVEREKWLLNANSGSQKFVDTGTFTRPKKRMEYNALNSSTFSGEKNLSAASHNELTASGGSPLLNVQIGGPVTPSSLATSALATSATGNRLLMQRSWLSDVSPPCSIMNSMEYSTNNDRIANSLITSGDFSSVGCLLNATDETVVMGTSVPSVANASYNGYNLYSVIEDRQRLENLCLDEESTLTKDCNISRTDLNAIESVSGVSTMQNSYESGGRTAPPTAAGSSCKSSFEDESSSAIAEGAADTAELVEVRTGLIDTTITTAIAPNDTFLVPTELSETEAERILASKLLMNGGGTYDMRRPRNFSTYRKPRSSLNQTFEGVPRIDMDDDVVPCGTDRDLTIVPPSIGEQTFDGQIPSAVGDKNAIMNSTFGIVGEEQLGGVGNGHGTFVHNRTVTNDDVRLLNFTHDTVEPTAAITTPPPAAVPFDRTFKRRPRNGTFTGEDDAMRHLPLDSPLRPTVLGGDGQEEELEPQHHHTPNGTFSSEQQKAGSMLVQSTPFHGPSARVKAAPEIDELSPIGPETVKRTPPSGFGRTMVRRSRNLEQDLRNAAYDEPALAADIDLETDDFDVQIRRLPPPPPGTAANAGPTDISNFLDAEKRISLQHFEEFEKSILESEHSGIDFDEMLNSLTADVRRADEASDKLRQSLDNIKKRHSRINLEKQQQDEMKRKLHQQQPATTTATATLAEAQHCDNKLADSMLSKSGSMCSSSGSERLLNRRSRYNEDVHLTLSPQQQQPSPSPNTTVVLSSGATVEAHTESNDLVATGSEVETYDRKNRDRFKTIRLGRKRDDSLGAVLPDVDQELGIVGQPMLNGSEEDSGISSSAFSRVDHNTLTNGGRLIPGSNNLPSMKTDPSAEDDESVFKKPQAIHTTTQQQQQRPSGLAHPSTGESRLRSTLSKPRYYGAVPGGIQRKDLTLPLGSKSSSTDCLEQREQDQQYLQQLQQKQPLDKSLQQPASRLATTSKLGGGSGGLLGAGRYSQFGLASKQLQLQQQQQANVSAHHPSGAGAPALKSPMGTKSKSYHSLTFAQANNSSGYGGSSGNLSKLHGSSALQLKLKHNSSNTELKSNTSKRSSLQQQAASNLRNTASNGYQSPGGAGMVGRASLPLVRSPATAQPNAARTGLNNSSTAAAMANQNALNTTTTLSGGGVQMRTGSGMAKTSRLGLIRPSSGYFSYNTHRKHPDSDNESVNSLSSSSASSRGSLYRVDSQSIATSVLQPQQYASATRTNSIEDVSGGASSTGNGLLTKLNGTGAGMGPGVLSAYASIEPPAPKSAVPSAPSTTTGLKQPAATTGVKPSGLRPPSAIRPPTVRSGLPRPTSYIRR
- the LOC118512814 gene encoding uncharacterized protein LOC118512814 isoform X3, with amino-acid sequence MDMSGNFSGDELVPESCLDSEWTDEDEVFAILKQWETRGGRGFGKGPTVATSGSGWCNPAGNSHGAGNNLLNQSFSNESSGNNGSSSTPGKLESQTTLERASEFIKKEPLLDDIDSVEREKWLLNANSGSQKFVDTGTFTRPKKRMEYNALNSSTFSGEKNLSAASHNELTASGGSPLLNVQIGGPVTPSSLATSALATSATGNRLLMQRSWLSDVSPPCSIMNSMEYSTNNDRIANSLITSGDFSSVGCLLNATDETVVMGTSVPSVANASYNGYNLYSVIEDRQRLENLCLDEESTLTKDCNISRTDLNAIESVSGVSTMQNSYESGGRTAPPTAAGSSCKSSFEDESSSAIAEGAADTAELVEVRTGLIDTTITTAIAPNDTFLVPTELSETEAERILASKLLMNGGGTYDMRRPRNFSTYRKPRSSLNQTFEGVPRIDMDDDVVPCGTDRDLTIVPPSIGEQTFDGQIPSAVGDKNAIMNSTFGIVGEEQLGGVGNGHGTFVHNRTVTNDDVRLLNFTHDTVEPTAAITTPPPAAVPFDRTFKRRPRNGTFTGEDDAMRHLPLDSPLRPTVLGGDGQEEELEPQHHHTPNGTFSSEQQKAGSMLVQSTPFHGPSARVKAAPEIDELSPIGPETVKRTPPSGFGRTMVRRSRNLEQDLRNAAYDEPALAADIDLETDDFDVQIRRLPPPPPGTAANAGPTDISNFLDAEKRISLQHFEEFEKSILESEHSGIDFDEMLNSLTADVRRADEASDKLRQSLDNIKKRHSRINLEKQQQDEMKRKLHQQQPATTTATATLAEAQHCDNKLADSMLSKSGSMCSSSGSERLLNRRSRYNEDVHLTLSPQQQQPSPSPNTTVVLSSGATVEAHTESNDLVATGSEVETYDRKNRDRFKTIRLGRKRDDSLGAVLPDVDQELGIVGQPMLNGSEEDSGISSSAFSRVDHNTLTNGGRLIPGSNNLPSMKTDPSAEDDESVFKKPQAIHTTTQQQQQRPSGLAHPSTGESRLRSTLSKPRYYGAVPGGIQRKDLTLPLGSKSSSTDCLEQREQDQQYLQQLQQKQPLDKSLQQPASRLATTSKLGGGSGGLLGAGRYSQFGLASKQLQLQQQQQANVSAHHPSGAGAPALKSPMGTKSKSYHSLTFAQANNSSGYGGSSGNLSKLHGSSALQLKLKHNSSNTELSGGGVQMRTGSGMAKTSRLGLIRPSSGYFSYNTHRKHPDSDNESVNSLSSSSASSRGSLYRVDSQSIATSVLQPQQYASATRTNSIEDVSGGASSTGNGLLTKLNGTGAGMGPGVLSAYASIEPPAPKSAVPSAPSTTTGLKQPAATTGVKPSGLRPPSAIRPPTVRSGLPRPTSYIRR
- the LOC118512814 gene encoding uncharacterized protein LOC118512814 isoform X2, producing the protein MDMSGNFSGDELVPESCLDSEWTDEDEVFAILKQWETRGGRGFGKGPTVATSGSGWCNPAGNSHGAGNNLLNQSFSNESSGNNGSSSTPGKLGQKFVDTGTFTRPKKRMEYNALNSSTFSGEKNLSAASHNELTASGGSPLLNVQIGGPVTPSSLATSALATSATGNRLLMQRSWLSDVSPPCSIMNSMEYSTNNDRIANSLITSGDFSSVGCLLNATDETVVMGTSVPSVANASYNGYNLYSVIEDRQRLENLCLDEESTLTKDCNISRTDLNAIESVSGVSTMQNSYESGGRTAPPTAAGSSCKSSFEDESSSAIAEGAADTAELVEVRTGLIDTTITTAIAPNDTFLVPTELSETEAERILASKLLMNGGGTYDMRRPRNFSTYRKPRSSLNQTFEGVPRIDMDDDVVPCGTDRDLTIVPPSIGEQTFDGQIPSAVGDKNAIMNSTFGIVGEEQLGGVGNGHGTFVHNRTVTNDDVRLLNFTHDTVEPTAAITTPPPAAVPFDRTFKRRPRNGTFTGEDDAMRHLPLDSPLRPTVLGGDGQEEELEPQHHHTPNGTFSSEQQKAGSMLVQSTPFHGPSARVKAAPEIDELSPIGPETVKRTPPSGFGRTMVRRSRNLEQDLRNAAYDEPALAADIDLETDDFDVQIRRLPPPPPGTAANAGPTDISNFLDAEKRISLQHFEEFEKSILESEHSGIDFDEMLNSLTADVRRADEASDKLRQSLDNIKKRHSRINLEKQQQDEMKRKLHQQQPATTTATATLAEAQHCDNKLADSMLSKSGSMCSSSGSERLLNRRSRYNEDVHLTLSPQQQQPSPSPNTTVVLSSGATVEAHTESNDLVATGSEVETYDRKNRDRFKTIRLGRKRDDSLGAVLPDVDQELGIVGQPMLNGSEEDSGISSSAFSRVDHNTLTNGGRLIPGSNNLPSMKTDPSAEDDESVFKKPQAIHTTTQQQQQRPSGLAHPSTGESRLRSTLSKPRYYGAVPGGIQRKDLTLPLGSKSSSTDCLEQREQDQQYLQQLQQKQPLDKSLQQPASRLATTSKLGGGSGGLLGAGRYSQFGLASKQLQLQQQQQANVSAHHPSGAGAPALKSPMGTKSKSYHSLTFAQANNSSGYGGSSGNLSKLHGSSALQLKLKHNSSNTELKSNTSKRSSLQQQAASNLRNTASNGYQSPGGAGMVGRASLPLVRSPATAQPNAARTGLNNSSTAAAMANQNALNTTTTLSGGGVQMRTGSGMAKTSRLGLIRPSSGYFSYNTHRKHPDSDNESVNSLSSSSASSRGSLYRVDSQSIATSVLQPQQYASATRTNSIEDVSGGASSTGNGLLTKLNGTGAGMGPGVLSAYASIEPPAPKSAVPSAPSTTTGLKQPAATTGVKPSGLRPPSAIRPPTVRSGLPRPTSYIRR